Proteins encoded within one genomic window of Flavobacteriales bacterium:
- a CDS encoding endonuclease domain-containing protein, giving the protein MHYGATSFQFEKAKELRNRETETEKLLWAKLSKKQLGVKFRRQHPLSNFIADFYCHTHKLVIELDGGVHDSEEAKEYDEMRTYLINQFGIEVIRFQNKEIINNLDIVIEDIKTKLNDNQSPLGDLGA; this is encoded by the coding sequence ATGCATTATGGAGCAACTTCTTTTCAATTTGAAAAGGCAAAAGAACTACGCAACAGAGAAACCGAAACAGAGAAACTACTTTGGGCAAAACTTTCAAAGAAACAACTAGGGGTTAAGTTTAGAAGACAGCATCCTCTTTCTAACTTTATTGCAGATTTTTATTGTCACACGCATAAGTTGGTAATTGAACTAGATGGCGGAGTTCACGATTCCGAAGAAGCAAAAGAATACGATGAGATGAGAACCTATCTCATTAATCAATTTGGAATAGAAGTGATTAGGTTTCAGAACAAAGAAATCATTAATAACTTAGACATCGTAATCGAAGACATAAAGACAAAATTAAACGATAATCAGTCCCCTTTAGGGGATTTAGGGGCATGA